A section of the Chryseobacterium scophthalmum genome encodes:
- the nhaA gene encoding Na+/H+ antiporter NhaA, which produces MMLTQYFKKFFQSNQSSGVLLILCVVFALIIANSSFGTGFQQFLDFQLGSEDLHLKYPISIWINDGLMAIFFLLVGLEIKRELVEGELSSFKNASLPIFAAIGGMLVPAVIYTAFNFGTDYGNGWGIPMATDIAFSLAIISMLGKKVPASLKIFLAALAIVDDLGAILVIAIFYTEQIHWIYLLLSFGIVAVLFLLNYLKVTKLIFYIVPGIFLWYFLHHSGIHATIAGVLLAFTIPTNVSKTKISPLEKLEHSLHFPVSFIIMPIFALTNTNIAFNSSMVDGLFNSLGLGIIGGLVLGKLIGINLFSLIAIKLKISSLPQRSSWNQMIGVGLLAGIGFTMSIFIALLSFKHEISFQDEAKFAILIASFIAAVSGYLILNFSAKKKRVKKHRKISSS; this is translated from the coding sequence ATGATGCTGACCCAGTATTTTAAAAAATTTTTTCAAAGCAATCAATCATCCGGAGTTTTACTCATTTTATGTGTGGTTTTTGCATTAATTATTGCAAACTCATCCTTTGGAACTGGTTTTCAGCAATTTTTAGATTTTCAATTAGGTTCTGAAGATTTACATTTAAAATATCCTATAAGTATTTGGATAAACGATGGTTTGATGGCGATTTTCTTCCTTTTAGTAGGATTGGAAATTAAAAGAGAATTGGTAGAAGGCGAGCTTTCGTCTTTTAAAAACGCTTCGCTGCCAATTTTCGCAGCAATCGGTGGAATGTTGGTTCCTGCGGTTATTTACACCGCATTTAATTTCGGAACGGATTACGGCAACGGATGGGGAATTCCGATGGCGACCGATATTGCTTTTTCTTTGGCTATTATTTCAATGTTGGGAAAAAAAGTTCCGGCTTCGCTAAAGATTTTTCTGGCAGCTTTGGCAATTGTAGATGATTTGGGTGCTATTTTGGTGATTGCTATTTTTTATACCGAACAAATTCATTGGATCTATCTTCTGCTCTCTTTCGGTATTGTTGCGGTTTTATTTCTCTTAAATTATTTGAAAGTTACAAAACTGATTTTCTATATTGTTCCCGGAATATTTTTATGGTATTTCCTACATCATTCAGGAATTCACGCAACGATTGCAGGAGTTTTATTGGCTTTTACGATTCCAACTAATGTTTCTAAAACAAAAATATCACCTTTAGAAAAACTTGAACATTCGCTGCATTTCCCAGTAAGCTTTATTATCATGCCGATTTTCGCATTAACAAACACCAATATTGCGTTTAACAGCAGTATGGTCGATGGATTATTCAACAGTTTAGGATTGGGAATAATTGGCGGACTTGTTTTGGGTAAACTGATAGGAATTAATCTTTTCTCATTAATTGCCATAAAACTAAAAATCAGTTCACTTCCACAACGCTCTTCATGGAATCAGATGATCGGTGTCGGTCTTTTAGCAGGAATAGGATTTACAATGTCAATATTCATTGCCTTGCTTTCTTTTAAACATGAAATATCTTTTCAGGATGAAGCTAAATTTGCGATTTTAATTGCTTCATTTATCGCTGCAGTTTCCGGATATTTGATTTTAAATTTCAGTGCAAAGAAAAAGAGAGTAAAAAAACACAGGAAGATCAGTTCTTCTTAA
- a CDS encoding AMP-binding protein, with translation MNTDNLFKQSIENKEQFWKEQAHEISWFKFPETIISKDKNDYTQWFEDGKLNMSYLCIDKHIEDGFGEEIAIIYDSPVTNQKKNYTFNQAKEEISKLAGGLVSLGLKKGDTAVIYMPMIPQTLFAMLACARIGMIHNVVFGGFAPHELVVRIDDCKPKALITATAGVEIAKRIPYLPLVEKAIELAQDKVDNIIVFNRKLTDNTDEMFEGIIDYEELVSTSEPADCVSVESNHPLYLLYTSGTTGKPKGITRDTGGYATVLKFSMKYIYGLAQGETFWAASDFGWAVGHSYTVYAPLINRNTTIIFEGKPIMTPDAGTFWRIISEHKVSAMFTAPTAIRAIKKEDPNGELVKKYDLSHFKKQFLAGERCDVATLDWFAEHIGVPAIDHWWQTESGSPMLGLMTFNDDYKIKRAAAGKPIPGYDIKIFDENGYELDEHKEGYLVIKLPLPPGALLGVWNDHERFEKSYLSQYKGYYFSGDGAIKDEDGYIFITGRVDDVINVAGHRLSTSEMEEIVSSHPDVAECAVVGIDDDLRGQVPFATVVLKNGSEISEENVEKEIILKVREKIGAVAFLKSVMVVKRLPKTRSGKTLRKLIRTIIDGKEFQIPSTIDDEKIIDEIQEKFKTYKDKK, from the coding sequence ATGAATACAGATAATTTATTTAAACAAAGCATAGAAAACAAAGAGCAATTCTGGAAAGAACAGGCTCATGAAATTTCGTGGTTTAAATTTCCCGAAACGATTATTTCAAAAGATAAAAACGACTACACACAATGGTTTGAAGACGGAAAACTCAACATGTCTTATTTATGCATCGACAAACATATTGAAGATGGTTTTGGCGAAGAAATTGCGATTATTTACGATTCTCCCGTTACGAATCAAAAGAAAAACTACACTTTCAATCAGGCCAAGGAAGAGATTTCAAAATTAGCAGGCGGTTTGGTTTCTTTAGGTTTAAAAAAAGGTGACACTGCTGTAATTTATATGCCGATGATTCCGCAGACGCTTTTTGCAATGTTGGCTTGTGCAAGAATCGGCATGATTCACAATGTCGTTTTTGGAGGTTTTGCGCCACACGAATTGGTTGTAAGAATAGATGATTGCAAACCTAAAGCTTTAATTACAGCAACCGCAGGAGTTGAAATTGCCAAAAGAATTCCTTATCTACCTTTAGTAGAAAAAGCCATTGAATTGGCACAGGACAAAGTAGATAACATCATTGTTTTCAATAGAAAGCTGACTGATAATACAGACGAAATGTTCGAGGGAATTATTGATTACGAAGAATTAGTTTCAACATCAGAACCTGCAGATTGTGTTTCTGTAGAATCCAATCATCCTTTGTATTTATTATACACTTCCGGAACTACCGGAAAACCCAAGGGAATCACCAGAGATACGGGAGGTTATGCTACTGTGTTGAAATTTTCCATGAAATATATTTATGGACTTGCACAAGGCGAAACTTTTTGGGCTGCCTCCGATTTTGGTTGGGCAGTTGGTCACAGTTATACGGTTTACGCTCCTTTAATCAACCGAAATACAACGATTATTTTTGAAGGAAAACCGATTATGACTCCCGATGCAGGAACTTTTTGGAGAATCATTTCTGAGCATAAAGTTTCGGCAATGTTTACGGCTCCAACTGCAATTAGAGCGATTAAAAAAGAAGACCCGAACGGAGAACTGGTAAAAAAATATGATTTAAGCCATTTCAAAAAACAGTTTTTGGCAGGTGAAAGGTGCGACGTTGCAACTTTAGATTGGTTTGCAGAACACATCGGAGTTCCCGCAATTGATCATTGGTGGCAAACAGAATCGGGTTCTCCTATGTTGGGTTTAATGACTTTTAATGATGATTATAAAATTAAAAGAGCGGCTGCAGGAAAACCAATTCCTGGATATGATATTAAAATTTTTGATGAAAATGGTTACGAATTAGACGAGCACAAAGAAGGATATTTAGTCATCAAACTTCCACTTCCTCCGGGTGCTCTTTTAGGAGTTTGGAATGATCATGAACGTTTTGAAAAAAGTTATTTATCTCAATACAAAGGTTATTATTTCTCAGGAGATGGCGCGATAAAAGATGAAGACGGCTATATTTTCATCACTGGAAGAGTGGATGATGTGATCAATGTTGCAGGCCATCGACTTTCAACTTCCGAAATGGAAGAAATTGTTTCTTCTCATCCCGATGTTGCAGAATGTGCCGTTGTAGGAATTGATGACGATTTACGTGGACAAGTTCCTTTTGCAACCGTCGTTTTGAAAAATGGTTCAGAAATTTCAGAGGAAAATGTAGAAAAAGAAATTATTCTGAAAGTAAGAGAAAAGATAGGCGCTGTTGCTTTTTTAAAAAGCGTCATGGTCGTAAAAAGGCTTCCAAAAACAAGATCCGGAAAAACTTTAAGAAAATTGATCAGAACAATTATTGATGGGAAAGAATTTCAGATTCCATCGACAATTGATGATGAAAAGATTATTGATGAAATTCAAGAAAAATTCAAGACTTACAAAGACAAAAAATAA
- the acs gene encoding acetate--CoA ligase produces MRNYVIEDLPHYFEEYKKSIKNPKKFWDKVADQNFVWYQRWSKVVKYDMNEAKITWFKDAKLNITKNCLDRHLSVRGEKTAIIWEPNDPKEEAQHISYNDLYTRVNKTANILREMGIEKGDRVCIYLPMIPELAVTMLACAKLGAVHSVIFAGFSASAVVSRVNDCGAKMLITSDGSYRGSKVLDLKSIIDEALEKCPTVEKTLVVKRTHNEIKMNEGRDFWMDDLYEKASADFVTVIMDAEDPLFILYTSGSTGKPKGMLHTSAGYMVYSAYTFKNVFNYQENDIYWCTADIGWITGHSYILYGPLLNGATTVIFEGIPTYPEPDRFWDVIEKHKVTQFYTAPTAIRSLAKESTEWVDKHDLSSLRVIGSVGEPINEEAWHWFNDHVGRKKCPIVDTWWQTETGGIMISPIPFVTPTKPTYATLPLPGIQPVLMDDKRNEITGNQVTGNLCIRFPWPGIARTIWGDHQRYKETYFSAFPGKYFTGDGALRDEVGYYRITGRVDDVVIVSGHNLGTAPIEDSINEHPAVAESAIVGFPHDIKGSALYGFVILKDSGSDRKQENLVKEINQLISDQIGPIAKLDKIQFVSGLPKTRSGKIMRRILRKIAEGDFSNFGDTSTLLNPEIVEEIKNERI; encoded by the coding sequence ATGAGAAATTACGTGATAGAAGATTTACCGCACTACTTTGAAGAGTACAAAAAATCAATCAAAAACCCAAAAAAATTCTGGGATAAAGTTGCTGATCAGAATTTTGTATGGTATCAAAGATGGAGCAAGGTGGTAAAATATGATATGAATGAAGCGAAAATCACTTGGTTTAAAGATGCTAAATTAAATATCACCAAAAACTGCCTCGACAGACATTTATCGGTAAGAGGAGAAAAAACTGCTATCATTTGGGAACCGAATGACCCGAAAGAAGAAGCACAACACATTTCTTATAACGATTTATATACAAGAGTTAACAAAACAGCCAATATCCTGCGCGAAATGGGAATTGAAAAAGGAGACAGAGTCTGTATTTATCTTCCTATGATTCCCGAATTGGCAGTTACGATGTTGGCGTGTGCAAAATTAGGAGCTGTTCATTCTGTAATTTTCGCAGGATTTTCAGCTTCGGCAGTCGTTTCAAGAGTGAATGACTGTGGCGCAAAAATGTTGATTACTTCAGACGGAAGTTACAGAGGAAGCAAAGTTTTAGATCTAAAATCGATTATTGATGAAGCTTTAGAAAAATGCCCGACTGTGGAAAAAACTTTGGTCGTAAAAAGAACCCACAACGAAATAAAAATGAATGAAGGCAGAGATTTCTGGATGGATGATTTATATGAAAAAGCTTCTGCCGATTTCGTTACCGTAATTATGGATGCAGAAGATCCTTTGTTTATTTTATACACTTCCGGTTCTACAGGAAAACCAAAAGGAATGCTTCACACTTCTGCAGGTTACATGGTGTATTCCGCGTATACTTTCAAAAATGTTTTCAATTATCAGGAAAATGATATTTATTGGTGTACTGCAGATATTGGCTGGATAACTGGTCATTCTTATATTCTTTACGGACCATTATTAAACGGTGCAACAACCGTAATTTTCGAAGGAATTCCGACTTATCCTGAACCGGACAGATTTTGGGATGTCATTGAAAAACATAAAGTAACCCAGTTTTATACCGCTCCAACTGCTATTCGTTCTTTAGCAAAAGAAAGCACAGAATGGGTTGACAAGCACGATTTAAGTTCATTACGAGTAATAGGATCTGTTGGAGAACCTATTAATGAGGAAGCGTGGCATTGGTTTAATGATCATGTGGGTAGAAAAAAATGTCCGATTGTAGATACTTGGTGGCAAACAGAAACCGGCGGAATTATGATCTCTCCTATTCCATTCGTAACCCCTACAAAACCAACGTACGCTACGCTTCCTTTACCGGGAATCCAACCTGTTTTAATGGATGATAAACGCAACGAAATTACAGGAAATCAGGTGACAGGAAATCTGTGTATCCGTTTTCCATGGCCGGGAATTGCGAGAACAATTTGGGGTGATCACCAAAGATATAAGGAAACTTATTTTTCGGCATTTCCAGGAAAATATTTTACGGGAGACGGTGCCTTGAGAGATGAGGTTGGTTATTACAGGATTACAGGTCGTGTAGATGATGTGGTGATTGTTTCTGGTCATAATTTAGGCACTGCACCGATTGAAGACAGTATCAATGAACATCCGGCTGTAGCAGAATCTGCAATCGTAGGTTTCCCTCATGATATTAAGGGAAGTGCTCTGTATGGTTTTGTGATTTTAAAAGATTCTGGTTCCGACAGAAAGCAGGAAAATTTGGTTAAAGAAATCAATCAATTAATTTCCGATCAGATTGGTCCGATTGCAAAACTGGATAAAATTCAGTTTGTTTCAGGGCTTCCAAAAACACGTTCCGGAAAAATTATGCGTAGAATATTAAGAAAAATTGCGGAAGGAGATTTCAGTAATTTTGGAGATACTTCTACTCTATTGAATCCTGAAATTGTGGAGGAGATTAAGAATGAAAGAATTTAA
- the tnpA gene encoding IS200/IS605 family transposase, with amino-acid sequence MGTYRQIFYHVVFGTKYRKPTINEKNETQLYKYIGGVLNNKKCKLYRINGMPDHIHIFCDLHPNINLSNLVKDIKVATNLWMKESGLFPAFAGWQEGYGAFTSSIRDKEIIINYIKNQKEHHKTETFEDEFKKLLADHGIESFE; translated from the coding sequence ATGGGAACATACAGACAAATATTCTATCATGTTGTTTTCGGAACAAAATATAGAAAACCAACAATTAATGAAAAGAACGAAACACAACTTTACAAATATATTGGGGGTGTTTTAAACAATAAAAAATGTAAATTATATAGAATTAATGGAATGCCAGACCACATTCATATTTTTTGTGACCTTCATCCAAATATAAATCTCAGTAATTTGGTAAAAGATATCAAAGTTGCGACAAACCTATGGATGAAAGAATCAGGCTTGTTTCCCGCATTTGCTGGATGGCAGGAAGGATATGGAGCATTTACCAGCTCAATTAGAGACAAGGAAATAATTATAAATTATATAAAAAATCAAAAGGAACATCATAAAACAGAAACGTTTGAAGATGAATTTAAAAAGCTTTTAGCAGACCATGGAATTGAATCATTCGAATGA
- a CDS encoding RelA/SpoT family protein produces MSYDLEQENKEISARYKDLISNTYRTLDEENNKLIRKAFDIALDAHKDQRRKSGEPYIYHPIAVAKIVATEIGLGASSIACALLHDVIEDSEYTYEDLKKIFGERIAGVVNGLTKISIMNHQNISVQSENYRKLLLTLSEDFRVILIKIADRLHNMRTLQSMAPDKQKKIASETVYIYAPMAHRLGLYNIKSELEDLSLKYNNPDVYNEITEKLELAKESRIRYIDEFTKEVSERLKDEGLNVSIKGRAKAISSIYRKMLKQGVSFEEVFDNYAIRIIYKSDAKNEKFLAWKIYSIVTDVYHSNPSRMRDWITQPRSTGYESLHLTVLGPDRKWIEVQIRSERMDDIAEKGVAAHYKYKEGYKQSNDDRNFEKWVTEIRDVLEQQQNLTTSELLDNIKLNLYSKEVFVFTPKGEIKILPTNATALDFAFSVHSDLGMKCLGAKINGKLVPISYVLQNGDQVDILSSQNQKPKFDWLDFVVTSKAKSKIKSYLNSEKNSFVEEGKEILQRKLRHAKINFNDEEINKLQKFFNLKSSQELFLKFQTNELDASSLRKYIESKNVFNNLLSRFKRNTNKNQHYEEPKEINLDMIVFGKDEEKLNYSYAKCCTVIPGDKIFGFITISDGIKVHSDNCPNAINLRAQYDYRVIPAKWVNEESFKNRIKIEIEGLDRMGMINDITTVISGAMGMDMKSMSIESNNGIFTGNINLEVKHKGQLEETFKKLKAIDGISRIRRI; encoded by the coding sequence ATGAGTTACGATTTGGAACAAGAAAATAAAGAAATCTCTGCGAGGTATAAAGACCTGATTTCTAACACATACAGAACTTTGGATGAAGAAAATAATAAACTCATCCGAAAGGCTTTTGATATTGCTCTTGATGCTCACAAAGATCAAAGAAGAAAATCTGGTGAACCCTACATTTATCATCCTATTGCTGTTGCTAAAATTGTTGCGACAGAAATCGGTTTAGGAGCTTCATCAATTGCCTGTGCGCTTTTACACGATGTTATAGAAGATTCTGAATACACTTACGAAGATCTGAAAAAGATTTTTGGAGAAAGAATCGCCGGCGTTGTCAACGGATTGACGAAGATTTCTATCATGAATCATCAGAATATTTCTGTACAGTCTGAAAACTACAGAAAATTGCTATTGACGCTTTCTGAAGATTTCCGTGTGATTCTTATTAAAATTGCAGACCGACTTCACAATATGCGAACGTTGCAAAGCATGGCGCCCGATAAACAGAAAAAAATTGCTTCTGAAACGGTTTACATTTATGCACCGATGGCTCACAGATTGGGATTGTACAACATCAAATCTGAGCTTGAAGATTTATCTTTAAAATATAATAATCCTGATGTTTATAATGAAATCACCGAGAAACTGGAATTGGCAAAAGAAAGCCGAATTCGCTACATCGATGAGTTTACCAAAGAGGTTTCAGAAAGATTAAAAGACGAAGGTTTAAATGTAAGTATAAAAGGTCGTGCAAAAGCCATCTCTTCTATTTACAGAAAAATGCTTAAACAGGGTGTTTCTTTTGAAGAGGTTTTTGATAATTATGCAATCCGGATTATTTATAAATCTGATGCAAAGAATGAAAAATTTCTTGCTTGGAAAATATATTCTATCGTTACAGACGTTTATCACAGCAACCCATCAAGGATGCGTGATTGGATTACGCAACCTCGTTCTACAGGCTATGAAAGTTTACATTTAACTGTTCTCGGTCCTGATCGAAAGTGGATTGAAGTACAGATCCGTTCTGAAAGAATGGATGATATTGCCGAAAAAGGTGTTGCCGCTCATTACAAATACAAAGAAGGTTACAAACAAAGTAACGATGACCGAAATTTTGAAAAATGGGTTACCGAAATACGTGATGTACTCGAGCAACAGCAGAATCTTACGACTTCTGAGCTTTTAGATAATATTAAACTTAATTTATATTCTAAAGAAGTTTTTGTATTTACGCCAAAAGGTGAGATTAAAATTCTTCCGACCAATGCAACAGCTTTAGATTTTGCTTTTTCTGTGCACTCGGATTTAGGAATGAAATGTTTAGGAGCAAAAATCAACGGGAAATTGGTTCCTATTTCATACGTTCTTCAAAACGGTGATCAGGTAGACATTCTTTCGTCTCAAAATCAAAAACCAAAGTTTGACTGGCTTGATTTTGTAGTGACTTCAAAGGCAAAATCAAAAATTAAAAGTTATCTTAATTCTGAGAAAAACTCATTCGTAGAAGAAGGAAAAGAGATTTTACAGAGAAAACTTCGTCATGCAAAAATTAATTTTAATGACGAGGAAATCAATAAACTTCAGAAGTTTTTCAACCTTAAATCGTCTCAGGAACTGTTCTTAAAATTCCAGACTAACGAACTGGATGCAAGCAGTTTAAGAAAATATATTGAAAGTAAAAACGTTTTCAATAATCTACTTTCGAGATTTAAGAGAAATACCAATAAAAACCAGCATTACGAAGAGCCGAAAGAAATCAATCTCGATATGATTGTTTTTGGGAAAGATGAAGAAAAGCTCAATTACAGTTATGCAAAATGCTGTACGGTAATTCCTGGAGACAAAATCTTTGGTTTCATTACCATTTCAGACGGAATTAAAGTTCACAGCGATAATTGTCCGAATGCGATTAATCTTCGTGCACAATATGATTATCGTGTAATTCCTGCAAAATGGGTGAATGAAGAAAGCTTTAAAAACCGTATTAAAATTGAGATTGAAGGTCTCGACAGAATGGGAATGATTAACGACATCACTACCGTCATAAGTGGTGCAATGGGAATGGATATGAAAAGTATGTCGATTGAATCTAACAACGGAATTTTCACAGGAAATATCAACTTAGAAGTAAAACATAAAGGTCAGCTTGAAGAAACATTCAAAAAATTAAAGGCAATCGACGGAATTTCAAGAATCAGACGTATTTAA
- a CDS encoding response regulator transcription factor: protein MKKILIADDEHKILMSLEYSFRKIGYEVYIARDGAEVLEFLKTLIPDVILLDIMMPKLDGYSTLEEIKKNEALNNTKVLFLSAKNNPKDIEKGLEVGADAYVTKPYSIKKLIQQIEELLG, encoded by the coding sequence ATGAAAAAAATATTAATCGCAGATGACGAGCATAAAATATTAATGTCTCTGGAATACAGTTTCCGAAAAATAGGATACGAAGTATATATTGCAAGAGACGGAGCTGAGGTTTTAGAATTCCTGAAAACTCTTATTCCGGATGTCATTTTATTAGATATTATGATGCCGAAACTTGACGGATACAGCACTTTGGAAGAAATTAAAAAAAATGAAGCCCTAAACAATACAAAAGTTCTTTTCTTAAGCGCTAAAAATAATCCGAAAGATATCGAAAAAGGTCTGGAAGTGGGAGCTGATGCATATGTGACAAAACCTTATTCCATAAAAAAACTGATTCAGCAGATCGAGGAACTTTTAGGATAA
- a CDS encoding ATP-binding protein: MSSFALFIVVLIYLALLFLVAHLAEKKKSKLWINNPYIYALSLAVYCTAWTYYGSIGVAATSGLNYLPIYIGPIMVIPAWIYINTRIVRISRVNKISSLADFISLRYGNSRSFSAIITLVCLFAIIPYIGLQIKAISETFHLVTETSVSKNIFTDSGTFVVVLIAVFSSYYGTKYVDASEKRLGIISAIALESFLKLFFIIILGLFVIYYAFDGFSDLYQKASKFSDFKAKNTFNGIEGAMNWMVLCLISGTAICILPRQFHTAIVENRQEKHIKTAIWFFPLYLLIFTIFIFPIAWGGRLIFQGQNVNPEFYSILIPQHFDNTLITVLVFLGGLSSCISMIIISAITLSIMLSNNLIIPYGLLGKFKAENETQNTRNITNVRKFSIFGLIIVAFAFYKYFILKTSLDSVGLISFVIIAQLAPAFFGAIFWRRGSYKGAIIGLFAGLIICYFGLIVPQYYFSYNSEIKGALRDMYDVFDFFRIPYLGRIPEIFFWSILVNTGLFTILSVSMKGNYRERNFAELYVDIDKYIQNHENAFIWRGTAYVSDIKNILERFLGKKKTEQAMRIFNIKYNIDSQTETADSRFIKFSENLLAGRIGTASAKILIEGVTKEDKISLKEVLNILEESKENITLNKKLTEKSEELKQLSNDLSAANENLIVKDRQKDDFLDSVAHELRTPITAIRSAGEILADDDDIPLDIKREFLNNIITESDRLSEIINDILYLDKLQHGEIALNIQENNIIETYKKALNPILHLIQQKFIHVSEVDLLHNYLFEFDEARMIQLFQNILGNALKFTEEQGTIQAKFSEKENFLTIKIFNTGKNIPEEDLEVIFDKFYQSKNQNIIKPTGSGLGLAISKRIVEAHNGTIKAENSGLGVTFTVILPKENNEPDRV; the protein is encoded by the coding sequence GCATGGACGTATTATGGAAGTATCGGCGTAGCAGCGACAAGCGGTCTCAATTATTTGCCCATTTACATCGGACCTATAATGGTCATTCCTGCGTGGATCTACATTAATACAAGAATTGTTCGTATTTCAAGAGTTAATAAAATAAGCAGTCTTGCGGATTTCATTTCTTTGCGATACGGAAACAGCAGAAGCTTCAGTGCAATCATTACTTTGGTTTGCCTTTTTGCAATCATTCCTTATATCGGATTACAAATAAAAGCAATATCCGAAACATTTCACTTAGTGACAGAAACCAGTGTTTCCAAAAACATTTTTACAGACAGCGGAACCTTTGTAGTTGTTTTAATCGCTGTATTTTCTTCTTATTACGGAACGAAATATGTGGATGCTTCCGAAAAACGTTTAGGAATTATCTCCGCAATCGCATTAGAAAGTTTTCTTAAATTATTTTTCATTATTATTTTAGGATTATTTGTCATTTACTATGCTTTTGACGGATTTTCAGATCTATATCAAAAGGCTAGTAAATTTTCAGATTTTAAAGCAAAAAATACCTTTAACGGAATTGAAGGTGCCATGAACTGGATGGTTCTTTGCTTAATTTCCGGGACAGCAATCTGTATTTTGCCAAGACAGTTTCACACTGCAATTGTCGAAAACAGACAGGAAAAACATATTAAAACCGCAATATGGTTTTTTCCTCTGTATCTTTTAATATTTACTATTTTTATTTTCCCGATCGCTTGGGGCGGAAGATTGATCTTTCAAGGTCAAAACGTAAATCCGGAGTTCTACTCTATCTTGATTCCACAACATTTTGACAATACTTTGATTACAGTTTTGGTATTTTTAGGAGGTTTGAGTTCGTGCATTTCAATGATTATTATTTCAGCAATCACCTTGTCGATCATGCTTTCAAACAACCTGATCATTCCTTACGGTTTATTAGGGAAATTTAAAGCTGAAAATGAAACTCAAAATACCAGAAATATTACCAACGTACGTAAATTTTCGATTTTTGGATTGATTATCGTAGCGTTTGCTTTTTATAAATATTTCATTTTAAAAACTTCATTAGATTCGGTTGGCTTAATTTCGTTTGTCATTATCGCGCAATTGGCTCCTGCATTTTTCGGTGCTATATTTTGGCGAAGAGGAAGCTACAAAGGCGCAATCATCGGGCTTTTTGCTGGGCTAATTATTTGCTATTTCGGATTAATTGTTCCGCAATATTATTTTTCATACAACTCAGAGATAAAAGGAGCTTTACGGGATATGTATGATGTTTTCGATTTCTTCAGAATTCCGTATTTAGGAAGAATTCCAGAAATTTTCTTTTGGTCGATCTTAGTGAATACAGGATTATTCACCATTCTTTCTGTAAGCATGAAAGGAAATTACCGTGAGCGAAATTTTGCCGAATTATATGTTGATATTGATAAGTATATTCAAAATCATGAGAATGCATTTATCTGGAGAGGAACTGCTTATGTTTCCGATATCAAAAATATTCTGGAACGTTTTTTAGGCAAGAAAAAAACCGAACAGGCAATGCGGATTTTCAACATCAAGTACAATATCGATTCGCAAACTGAAACCGCAGATTCAAGATTTATAAAATTTTCCGAAAACCTTTTGGCTGGAAGAATCGGAACAGCTTCTGCGAAAATTCTAATTGAAGGAGTAACCAAAGAAGATAAAATATCTTTGAAAGAAGTTTTAAATATCCTGGAAGAATCCAAAGAAAACATTACGTTAAACAAGAAGCTTACAGAAAAATCTGAAGAATTGAAACAACTTTCAAATGACCTGAGCGCAGCCAATGAAAATTTAATTGTAAAAGACCGCCAGAAAGATGATTTTCTCGATTCAGTTGCACATGAATTAAGAACTCCAATTACAGCGATTCGTTCAGCAGGAGAAATTTTAGCAGATGATGATGATATTCCTTTAGATATTAAAAGAGAATTTTTAAACAACATCATCACAGAATCTGACCGCTTAAGTGAGATCATCAACGACATTCTTTATTTAGATAAACTTCAGCATGGAGAAATTGCTTTAAATATTCAGGAAAACAATATTATTGAAACCTACAAAAAAGCTTTAAACCCTATTTTACATTTGATTCAGCAGAAATTCATTCATGTAAGCGAAGTCGATCTACTTCATAATTATCTGTTTGAATTTGATGAAGCGAGAATGATTCAACTTTTTCAAAATATACTTGGAAATGCTTTGAAATTCACTGAAGAACAAGGTACAATTCAGGCTAAATTTTCAGAAAAAGAGAATTTTTTAACCATCAAAATATTCAATACCGGAAAAAATATTCCGGAAGAAGATCTGGAAGTGATTTTTGATAAATTTTACCAGTCTAAAAATCAAAATATTATAAAACCAACCGGAAGCGGCCTCGGTCTTGCCATTTCAAAAAGAATCGTAGAAGCCCACAACGGAACTATAAAAGCAGAAAACAGTGGATTGGGAGTGACCTTTACTGTTATTTTACCAAAGGAAAATAACGAACCCGACAGGGTTTAA